The proteins below come from a single Pseudomonas chlororaphis genomic window:
- a CDS encoding transcriptional regulator encodes MAMVEHPRGTLMELARAVGISKATLYRYCQTRDALVTRLMVHSMSLLSQAMHRAALDSSPPLEALGRLNANYLEHRELITFLMYFRREKYAAQDANKASEWELRLDGFFLRGQREGVFRIDIPAAGLTELWAATMIGLVDAERRGRIARAGLAGVIEQAFLEGVCAR; translated from the coding sequence ATGGCGATGGTGGAACACCCGCGAGGCACCTTGATGGAGTTGGCCAGGGCAGTGGGGATCAGCAAGGCCACGCTGTACCGCTATTGCCAGACTCGCGATGCGCTGGTCACCCGTTTGATGGTCCATAGCATGAGCTTGCTGAGCCAGGCGATGCACCGCGCAGCGCTCGATTCGTCGCCTCCCTTGGAGGCACTCGGGCGCCTTAACGCCAATTACCTCGAGCATCGCGAGCTGATCACGTTCCTGATGTATTTCCGACGGGAGAAGTACGCGGCCCAGGACGCGAACAAGGCCTCGGAGTGGGAACTGCGCCTTGATGGGTTCTTCCTGCGCGGCCAGCGCGAAGGGGTGTTTCGCATCGACATCCCGGCGGCGGGCCTGACCGAACTCTGGGCCGCCACGATGATCGGGCTGGTCGATGCAGAGCGACGAGGCCGCATTGCCCGGGCGGGTTTGGCCGGGGTGATCGAACAGGCGTTTCTCGAAGGCGTTTGCGCCCGATAG
- a CDS encoding alcohol dehydrogenase has translation MKRVQFGRYGGPEEMSFADYTLPPLAPQRVRVRVKAAALNPLDWKVRRGDMKLVSGWKFPQGMGSDFAGVVEQIGAQVSGFQVGDEVFGTTEISRQGAFAEVIDANAKLVVRKPASLSFSEAACLPIPATTAWAAILGIADAGPGSRIFIHGCSGAVGSCAVQLALAHGAQVSGACGAASLAAVKAAGVNPALTYSDKASFAAEGLYDAVFDTLGTLTLDDGLKLLKPKGRFIDINPTPGRVLRGLVSGRYRMTFSTSGYKNLEDIARLSAEGTLHGCIGLEAPFADALSVIKAAEQGHRRLGRIVLLM, from the coding sequence ATGAAGAGAGTGCAATTTGGCCGCTACGGTGGCCCTGAAGAAATGTCGTTTGCCGACTACACGCTGCCACCGCTGGCGCCTCAAAGGGTCCGCGTTCGCGTCAAAGCGGCGGCGCTCAACCCCCTCGACTGGAAGGTGCGGCGCGGCGACATGAAGCTGGTCAGCGGATGGAAATTTCCCCAAGGCATGGGCTCTGACTTCGCCGGCGTGGTGGAGCAGATCGGTGCCCAGGTCAGCGGGTTTCAAGTGGGCGACGAGGTGTTCGGCACGACCGAGATCAGCCGGCAAGGTGCGTTCGCCGAAGTCATCGACGCCAACGCCAAGCTGGTCGTACGCAAGCCCGCCTCACTCTCCTTCAGCGAGGCCGCCTGCCTCCCGATCCCGGCCACGACGGCGTGGGCCGCCATCTTAGGCATCGCAGACGCGGGCCCTGGTTCGAGGATCTTCATTCACGGGTGCAGCGGCGCGGTGGGAAGCTGCGCGGTTCAGCTTGCGCTGGCCCATGGGGCGCAGGTTTCCGGCGCCTGCGGCGCTGCCTCGCTGGCCGCCGTGAAGGCTGCCGGGGTCAACCCCGCGTTGACGTACTCGGACAAAGCCTCGTTCGCCGCCGAGGGTCTCTACGACGCGGTATTCGATACCCTCGGTACGCTGACGCTCGACGACGGGCTGAAGCTACTCAAGCCCAAGGGCCGCTTCATCGACATCAATCCGACCCCCGGCAGAGTGTTGCGGGGCCTGGTATCCGGACGCTACCGGATGACGTTCTCCACCAGCGGCTACAAGAACCTGGAGGACATCGCCAGGTTGTCCGCCGAAGGGACGTTGCATGGTTGCATCGGGCTGGAGGCACCGTTCGCGGATGCGCTGTCGGTCATCAAGGCCGCCGAACAGGGGCATCGGCGGCTCGGCCGGATCGTCTTGCTCATGTAA
- a CDS encoding ABC transporter substrate-binding protein, producing MTLKSTETLVGLFVLLALLALLFLALKAANLGNFEAGKTYALTAHFSNIGSLRPRAPVKSAGVRVGRVDAITFDPERFQAVVTLAIDERYRFPVDSAAKILTSGLLGEQYIGIEPGGDDLTLASGATVTQTQSAVVLENLIGQFLTGRGAESGSQP from the coding sequence ATGACCCTCAAGAGCACCGAGACACTCGTTGGCCTGTTCGTTCTGCTGGCACTCCTGGCGCTGCTCTTTCTGGCACTCAAGGCGGCCAACCTGGGCAACTTCGAAGCAGGCAAAACCTACGCATTGACCGCACATTTTTCCAACATCGGCAGCTTGCGGCCGCGAGCGCCGGTGAAGAGCGCCGGGGTGAGGGTCGGACGCGTAGACGCCATCACCTTCGACCCCGAGCGCTTCCAGGCGGTGGTCACTCTGGCCATCGATGAGCGCTATCGATTTCCGGTGGATTCCGCCGCAAAAATCCTCACCTCGGGATTGCTGGGCGAGCAGTACATTGGGATCGAGCCCGGCGGCGACGACTTGACACTCGCCTCCGGGGCGACCGTCACACAGACGCAGTCGGCGGTCGTGCTGGAGAACCTGATCGGTCAATTCCTCACGGGTCGCGGCGCCGAATCAGGGAGCCAGCCATGA
- a CDS encoding ABC transporter permease — protein sequence MTALRALGHVTLDRVQALGQATVLCLRMTRAIPAALRRSRHVVDQLHATGNRSLALILASGTAVGLVLALQLYLTLATYGTAETLGLVVNLSLVRELGPVVAALLFAGRAGTSLTAQIGLMKAGEQLLAMELMAIDPLARVLTPRFIAGIAVMPLLALLFSAVGILGAYVVAVPLLGVDAGNFWAIQQNGVDAWRDIGNGLVKSFFFGIVVTATALYQGYEARPTPEGVAAATTRGVVIASLCVLCTDFILTALMFSPR from the coding sequence ATGACGGCGTTGCGAGCGCTCGGTCACGTCACCCTCGATCGCGTGCAGGCGCTGGGCCAGGCCACAGTGCTCTGCCTCAGGATGACCCGCGCGATCCCTGCCGCCCTGCGTCGCTCCCGGCACGTGGTCGACCAGTTGCATGCCACCGGCAATCGCTCGCTGGCACTCATCCTGGCTTCGGGGACCGCAGTGGGACTGGTACTGGCGCTGCAGCTTTACCTCACGCTGGCCACCTACGGCACTGCCGAAACCCTGGGGTTGGTGGTGAACCTCTCGCTGGTGCGCGAGCTCGGCCCGGTGGTCGCGGCCCTGCTGTTCGCCGGCCGTGCGGGCACATCGCTCACGGCGCAGATCGGCTTGATGAAAGCCGGCGAGCAACTCCTGGCGATGGAACTGATGGCCATCGACCCGCTGGCCCGCGTACTGACGCCGCGCTTTATCGCCGGCATCGCGGTCATGCCGCTGCTGGCCTTGCTCTTCAGCGCCGTGGGGATTCTCGGTGCCTATGTCGTTGCCGTGCCGCTGCTTGGCGTGGATGCCGGCAACTTCTGGGCGATCCAGCAGAACGGGGTCGATGCCTGGCGCGACATCGGCAACGGCCTGGTCAAGAGCTTCTTCTTCGGCATCGTGGTCACGGCCACGGCGCTCTACCAGGGTTACGAGGCACGGCCGACGCCCGAAGGCGTCGCCGCCGCCACCACGCGGGGGGTCGTCATCGCTTCACTGTGCGTCCTCTGCACCGATTTCATCTTGACCGCGCTGATGTTCAGCCCCCGCTAG
- a CDS encoding dehydrogenase, translated as MNTSKIIRLGLIGAGRMGSFHGLTAARHIPGACLAAIADPTPGQAARLAAQLDVTRVYTDPQQLLDDPEIDGVLIAAPARSHAELVINAARAGKHVFCEKPMAITLDEADRAIAVAANARVTLQVGFNRRFAKSFRTAHLDVAAGRIGTPQLLRSLTRDPALNNPANSPQWVIFLETLIHDFDTLRYLNPGAEVVEVFVMADALIAPAFKSKGLLDTATVTLRFDNGAIATAEANFQAVYGYDVRGEVFGSAGMLTMGGVHDGDLVRYLADGIQADTQRLDTDLLRDAYVAELNHFVDCLRSGAKPLASGEDARAALAIARACIESFQQGQPVRVQGGRP; from the coding sequence ATGAACACATCCAAGATCATTCGCCTCGGCCTCATCGGTGCCGGTCGCATGGGCAGCTTTCACGGCCTGACGGCCGCCCGCCACATTCCCGGTGCCTGCCTGGCGGCCATCGCCGACCCGACGCCTGGCCAAGCCGCCCGCCTGGCTGCACAACTGGACGTGACGCGGGTCTATACCGACCCCCAGCAGTTGCTTGACGACCCCGAGATCGACGGCGTGTTGATCGCCGCTCCGGCCCGCAGCCACGCCGAGCTGGTCATCAACGCCGCCCGTGCCGGTAAGCATGTGTTCTGCGAAAAACCCATGGCCATCACCCTTGACGAAGCCGACCGCGCCATCGCCGTCGCAGCCAATGCCCGGGTCACCCTGCAAGTGGGTTTCAACCGCCGCTTCGCCAAGAGCTTTCGCACCGCCCACCTGGACGTGGCCGCCGGCCGCATCGGCACCCCACAACTGCTGCGCTCGCTGACTCGCGACCCGGCGTTGAACAACCCGGCCAACTCGCCACAGTGGGTCATCTTCCTGGAAACCCTGATCCACGATTTCGACACCTTGCGCTACCTCAATCCCGGCGCCGAAGTGGTCGAGGTCTTCGTGATGGCCGATGCCCTGATCGCCCCGGCATTCAAAAGCAAGGGGTTGCTCGACACCGCCACGGTGACCCTGCGTTTCGACAATGGCGCCATCGCCACCGCCGAGGCGAACTTCCAGGCCGTGTATGGCTACGATGTCCGGGGCGAGGTGTTCGGCAGCGCCGGCATGTTGACCATGGGTGGCGTGCACGATGGCGACCTGGTGCGCTACCTGGCCGATGGCATCCAGGCCGACACACAGCGCCTGGACACCGACCTGCTGCGCGATGCCTACGTGGCCGAGCTCAACCACTTCGTCGACTGCCTGCGCAGCGGTGCCAAACCGCTGGCCAGCGGCGAAGACGCCCGGGCCGCGCTGGCCATTGCCCGTGCGTGCATCGAGTCGTTCCAGCAAGGCCAGCCGGTGCGCGTGCAAGGAGGCCGGCCATGA
- a CDS encoding ATPase AAA — MLPAPIAVSEQDLDYITSLGPASLSDGPIPELERAWLACLAGRVERPAGVRQVIWNSWLRSVEAGLDPEDGVYRFVEPAVLTATLAAHRAMIAVAAEVMGGLLAYNPRGHINLTDAQGTTLYFCGLDLTPVGSRLLESVQGTNCTGLALAEDRLVYVLAEENFGTGLRRRRMHCAAAPIRDPQGRTLAILTLTAEPGWFHFHTLGTVQAAAEAVSRQMALQALLEEQQTVLEVLNEGLVVLDERGCIRAINGYARQLFGVGRDLLGQPFQRLGQSELSDKMLLRGGEGLRDLDCTFELHDRSHLACLVSVCALEQGGRIVSLRENRRIRDITRRLIGTQASYTFDTIQGSSRAIQDALHLGRIASRSDSTTLILGESGTGKELFAQAIHNASERRGGPFVAVNCGAIPRDLVQSELFGHVEGAFTGSARGGSAGKFELADGGTIFLDEIGDMSFGAQVSLLRVLQEGEVTRVGAKKSQRVNVRIIAATHRNLSQAVADGAFREDLYYRLNVLNLTVPPLRMRREDVPLLAQHFLGRCARSLRKAVRGISPQALDVLSAYHWPGNVRELENIIERATNLAVGELIQADDLPLELQQRGRPSLPGSAAERSPAMGLDAHEMNAIVAALKETRGNIRLAARQLNVSRGGLYNKMSRYGLSAETFRCDELDRGLGKQ, encoded by the coding sequence GTGCTACCGGCGCCCATCGCTGTCAGCGAGCAAGACCTCGACTACATCACTTCCCTCGGTCCGGCGTCGTTGAGTGACGGGCCGATCCCCGAGTTGGAACGGGCCTGGCTGGCGTGCCTGGCGGGACGCGTCGAGCGCCCCGCCGGGGTCCGGCAGGTGATCTGGAACTCCTGGCTGCGCAGCGTCGAGGCCGGTCTCGATCCCGAGGATGGCGTGTACCGCTTCGTCGAGCCGGCCGTGCTGACCGCGACGCTGGCCGCCCACCGGGCGATGATTGCGGTGGCCGCCGAGGTCATGGGCGGATTGCTGGCCTACAACCCCAGGGGGCACATCAACCTGACCGATGCCCAAGGGACCACGCTGTACTTCTGCGGCCTCGACCTCACGCCGGTGGGCAGCCGCCTGCTGGAATCGGTGCAAGGCACCAATTGCACCGGCCTGGCGCTGGCGGAAGACCGCCTGGTCTACGTGCTGGCCGAAGAGAACTTCGGCACTGGCCTGCGTCGACGGCGCATGCATTGTGCCGCCGCCCCGATCCGTGACCCGCAGGGCCGGACACTGGCCATCCTGACCCTGACGGCAGAGCCGGGCTGGTTTCACTTCCATACGCTGGGCACCGTCCAGGCCGCCGCTGAAGCCGTCTCGCGACAGATGGCACTCCAGGCGTTGCTGGAGGAGCAACAGACGGTGCTTGAAGTGCTCAACGAAGGCTTGGTCGTGCTGGACGAGCGCGGCTGCATCAGGGCCATCAACGGCTACGCGCGACAGCTGTTTGGCGTCGGACGCGACCTGCTGGGCCAGCCGTTCCAACGCCTGGGCCAGAGCGAGCTGAGCGACAAAATGTTGCTGCGTGGCGGAGAAGGGCTGCGAGACCTGGATTGCACGTTCGAACTGCATGACCGCAGCCACCTGGCGTGCCTGGTGTCGGTGTGTGCGCTGGAGCAGGGCGGCCGCATCGTTTCGCTGCGCGAGAACCGGCGCATCCGGGACATCACGCGACGGCTCATCGGTACCCAGGCCAGCTACACCTTCGACACCATCCAGGGCAGTTCCCGGGCGATCCAGGACGCGCTGCACCTGGGGCGCATCGCCAGTCGCAGCGACTCGACCACGTTGATCCTTGGTGAGAGCGGCACCGGCAAGGAACTGTTCGCCCAGGCGATCCACAACGCCAGCGAGCGGCGCGGCGGCCCGTTCGTGGCGGTCAACTGCGGGGCGATCCCGCGGGACCTGGTGCAGAGCGAGTTGTTCGGGCATGTCGAAGGCGCCTTCACCGGTTCGGCGCGCGGCGGCTCGGCCGGCAAGTTCGAGTTGGCCGATGGCGGCACGATCTTTCTCGACGAAATCGGTGACATGTCATTCGGTGCCCAGGTCAGCCTGTTGCGGGTCTTGCAGGAAGGCGAGGTCACCCGGGTGGGGGCGAAGAAATCCCAGCGGGTGAACGTGCGCATCATCGCCGCCACCCACCGCAACCTCAGCCAGGCCGTGGCCGATGGCGCGTTTCGCGAAGACCTTTACTACCGGCTCAATGTGCTGAACCTGACGGTGCCGCCGCTGCGCATGCGTCGCGAGGATGTGCCGTTGCTGGCGCAGCATTTCCTCGGCCGCTGCGCCCGTTCACTGCGCAAGGCGGTGCGAGGCATCTCGCCGCAGGCGCTGGATGTGCTGTCTGCCTATCACTGGCCAGGCAATGTGCGGGAGCTGGAAAACATCATCGAGCGAGCCACCAACCTGGCGGTCGGCGAGTTGATCCAGGCGGATGACCTGCCCCTGGAACTCCAGCAGCGTGGCCGGCCGTCACTGCCCGGCAGCGCGGCTGAGCGCTCGCCGGCGATGGGGCTCGATGCCCACGAAATGAACGCGATCGTCGCGGCCCTCAAGGAAACCCGAGGCAACATCCGCCTCGCCGCCCGGCAACTGAATGTGTCCCGGGGCGGGCTGTACAACAAGATGAGTCGGTATGGGTTGAGTGCCGAAACGTTTCGTTGCGATGAGCTAGATCGGGGGCTCGGCAAACAGTAG
- a CDS encoding TetR family transcriptional regulator, producing the protein MTPIPPITPPKHRTAKGAQRLRDLLAVAAEQFLDRGFDGVAVDDLIARVGGSRSNIYSHFGGKEGLFKEAMLNLCVEVAKPLEQLNIANGKPEQVLPLLGKRLLDTALAPRTLALHRLLVNEGRRFPDIAQAMWDVSYGKAVDILASWIATQQESGKGLANTVPAKTLAEHFISLVSGHTKLLAASGLRSSLLSDSEIDDIVGHAVQTFLYGASSLESRRQGEP; encoded by the coding sequence ATGACCCCGATTCCGCCCATCACACCACCCAAGCACCGAACAGCCAAAGGCGCCCAACGTCTTCGAGACCTGCTGGCTGTCGCGGCGGAACAGTTCCTGGACCGCGGCTTTGACGGCGTAGCCGTCGACGACCTGATCGCCCGTGTGGGCGGCTCGCGCAGCAACATCTACAGCCACTTCGGCGGCAAGGAAGGGTTGTTCAAGGAAGCGATGCTCAACCTGTGCGTAGAAGTGGCCAAGCCGCTGGAGCAATTGAACATCGCCAACGGCAAGCCAGAGCAAGTGCTGCCGCTTCTCGGCAAGCGCCTGCTGGACACGGCCCTGGCACCACGCACGCTGGCGCTGCATCGGCTGCTGGTGAATGAAGGCAGGCGCTTTCCCGATATTGCCCAGGCGATGTGGGATGTCAGCTACGGCAAGGCCGTCGACATCCTGGCCAGCTGGATCGCGACCCAGCAAGAAAGTGGAAAAGGGTTGGCGAACACGGTCCCGGCAAAAACCCTGGCCGAACACTTCATCAGCCTGGTGTCGGGTCACACCAAGCTGCTGGCCGCCTCGGGGCTGCGCTCTTCACTGTTGTCCGACAGCGAGATCGACGACATCGTCGGTCATGCCGTCCAGACGTTTCTCTACGGCGCATCAAGCCTCGAATCGAGGCGTCAGGGAGAACCCTGA
- a CDS encoding lysophospholipase, whose protein sequence is MPTSPESGRWPVVGRLWVGCALLAMTAAVAALMAGCTTANFSEPPVASVSFEDYRRDTIQRIQANRRFQLADAAAELAWNAPQEWRPASSDAGARPRKGILLVHGLGDSPWSFQDLAQPLARQGFLVRTILLPGHGTRPEDLLETTAQQWRQVVWEQANALQRDVEGPVYLGGFSTGANLVLEYGYAHPQIAGLVLFSPGFKSSPFDWLAPPVARLRPWLIKPGGSLPMQNAFKYFNVPANGFAQFYRTSANARQLLRDRTYDKPVFMVVAQHDSVLNTDYLLEVFQRRFTHPDSRLVWYGDEPDGLVDRQRVLIRPDRLPEWHISQFSHMGLMFSADNPLYGNGGSLRICLNGLREKDTQVCEQGVPVWYSDWGYREEGKIHARLTFNPYLDWQTSVMAHVLGGPQPHSVSAESERTTTHSNPSDASGSPTPLKTSRP, encoded by the coding sequence ATGCCGACCTCGCCTGAGTCGGGTCGATGGCCCGTCGTGGGACGCCTGTGGGTCGGCTGCGCGCTACTGGCGATGACGGCGGCGGTCGCGGCGTTGATGGCCGGCTGCACCACGGCGAATTTCAGCGAACCGCCCGTTGCATCGGTCAGCTTCGAAGACTACCGGCGCGACACCATCCAGCGAATCCAGGCCAACCGCCGCTTCCAGCTTGCCGACGCGGCCGCCGAGCTGGCCTGGAATGCGCCGCAGGAGTGGCGGCCGGCGTCATCCGACGCAGGCGCCAGGCCGCGCAAAGGAATTCTGCTCGTGCACGGTCTCGGCGATTCGCCCTGGTCGTTCCAGGACCTGGCGCAACCGCTGGCCAGGCAGGGTTTCCTTGTGCGGACCATCCTGCTCCCCGGTCACGGGACGCGTCCCGAAGACCTGCTGGAAACCACCGCGCAACAATGGCGCCAAGTGGTCTGGGAGCAGGCCAATGCACTGCAACGGGATGTCGAGGGCCCCGTTTACCTGGGCGGTTTCTCCACGGGCGCCAACCTGGTGCTCGAATACGGCTACGCCCATCCCCAGATCGCCGGGTTGGTGTTGTTCTCCCCCGGGTTCAAGAGCTCGCCCTTCGACTGGCTTGCGCCGCCGGTGGCCCGCCTCCGACCCTGGCTTATCAAGCCGGGCGGCAGCCTGCCCATGCAAAACGCCTTCAAGTACTTCAATGTGCCCGCCAACGGATTCGCCCAGTTCTATCGCACCAGCGCCAATGCGCGCCAACTGTTGCGTGACCGGACCTATGACAAGCCGGTCTTCATGGTGGTCGCCCAACACGACTCGGTGCTGAACACCGATTACCTGCTCGAGGTTTTCCAACGGCGCTTCACGCACCCGGACAGCCGCCTGGTCTGGTATGGCGATGAACCCGACGGCCTGGTGGATCGGCAGCGTGTACTGATCCGCCCTGACCGCCTGCCCGAATGGCACATCAGTCAGTTCTCGCACATGGGCCTGATGTTTTCTGCGGACAATCCCCTCTACGGCAACGGCGGCAGCTTGCGCATCTGTCTTAACGGCTTGCGTGAAAAAGACACGCAGGTCTGCGAGCAGGGCGTGCCCGTCTGGTATTCGGACTGGGGGTATCGCGAAGAAGGAAAGATCCACGCCCGGCTGACCTTCAACCCTTACCTGGACTGGCAGACCTCAGTGATGGCACACGTGCTGGGCGGTCCCCAGCCCCACAGCGTCAGCGCCGAGAGCGAGCGGACGACGACTCACAGCAACCCCAGCGATGCATCCGGTTCCCCCACACCCCTCAAGACGAGTCGTCCATGA
- a CDS encoding toluene ABC transporter ATP-binding protein: MHQVSFNYGDRRVLSDVSMRFPRGKVTAILGGSGCGKTTLLHLVAGVHAPCSGHLTLEGEHFDATDKTQLHALRRRLGMLLQFGALFTDLTVYENVAFALREHTDLGEPAIRDIVLMKLNAVGLRGAANLRIDQLSGGMARRIALARAIALDPELLLYDEPFSGLDPISLGVIANLIRSLNDATGATTLMVTHDVRESFAVCDYAYLMTSGGRLIARGTPAELQASSDPEVRQFIRGEPDGPVRFHYPAEPIDEQLGRTQ, from the coding sequence CTGCACCAGGTCTCTTTCAACTACGGCGACAGGAGGGTCCTCAGCGACGTGTCCATGCGTTTCCCTCGTGGCAAGGTCACGGCCATCCTGGGTGGTTCCGGCTGTGGCAAGACCACGTTGTTGCATCTGGTCGCGGGGGTGCATGCCCCCTGTTCCGGGCATCTGACCCTGGAGGGTGAACACTTCGACGCCACCGACAAAACCCAGCTCCACGCGCTGCGGCGCAGGCTGGGCATGCTGCTGCAGTTCGGCGCGCTGTTTACCGACTTGACGGTGTACGAGAACGTGGCGTTCGCGTTGCGCGAGCACACCGACCTGGGTGAGCCCGCCATCCGCGACATCGTCTTGATGAAGCTCAATGCGGTGGGACTGCGCGGCGCGGCAAACCTGCGCATCGATCAGCTCTCGGGTGGCATGGCCCGGCGTATCGCGCTGGCCAGGGCCATTGCGCTGGACCCCGAGCTCTTGCTGTATGACGAGCCGTTCTCCGGGCTGGACCCCATTTCCCTGGGCGTCATCGCCAACCTGATCCGCAGTCTGAACGACGCCACCGGCGCAACCACGCTGATGGTGACCCATGACGTACGCGAGTCGTTCGCGGTCTGCGACTACGCCTACCTCATGACCTCCGGGGGCCGGCTGATCGCACGTGGAACCCCTGCCGAGCTGCAGGCCAGCAGCGATCCCGAAGTGCGCCAGTTCATCCGGGGCGAACCCGATGGCCCGGTGAGATTCCACTACCCCGCCGAGCCCATCGACGAGCAACTGGGGCGAACACAATGA
- a CDS encoding aldo/keto reductase produces MNTPALNPRQWRLGADLPINRLGFGAMRLPCNGFRGPARDPETGRAVLRRALELGVNLIDTADFYRSSDGTVRANSLIREALHPYPSDLVIATKVGVVFNADGSHRPATGSQMRGLVEANLTNLGLDRLDLVYLRIGEMSPPHGESLAERFEALAALREEGLIRHLGLSNIDHGHLTQARAIAPVAAVQNNFHIARRQDLGLLKACEEAGIAFCPFFPLGGGAGNLDEARLDRVAKRHAATPSQVALAWLLALSPAMLAIPGTGSIQHLNENVAAANIQLTDEDHADLA; encoded by the coding sequence ATGAACACACCCGCTCTCAATCCACGTCAATGGCGCCTTGGCGCAGACCTGCCCATCAACCGGCTCGGCTTTGGCGCCATGCGCCTGCCCTGCAACGGCTTTCGAGGGCCGGCGCGCGACCCTGAAACCGGACGCGCGGTACTGCGCCGTGCCTTGGAACTGGGCGTCAATCTGATCGACACGGCTGATTTCTATCGCAGCAGCGATGGCACCGTGCGTGCCAACTCGCTTATCCGCGAGGCATTGCACCCCTACCCGTCCGACTTGGTGATCGCCACCAAGGTGGGCGTGGTGTTCAATGCAGATGGCAGTCACCGTCCGGCAACGGGTTCCCAGATGCGAGGGCTGGTTGAAGCGAACCTGACAAACCTGGGCCTGGATCGTCTTGACCTGGTCTATCTGCGCATCGGCGAAATGTCGCCGCCCCACGGCGAGTCCCTGGCGGAGCGATTCGAAGCGCTGGCCGCGCTGCGCGAGGAAGGCCTGATACGCCACCTTGGCCTGAGCAACATCGACCACGGTCATCTGACGCAAGCCCGCGCCATCGCGCCGGTCGCGGCGGTCCAAAACAACTTTCACATCGCCAGACGCCAGGACTTGGGGTTGCTCAAGGCCTGCGAGGAGGCAGGCATAGCTTTCTGTCCATTCTTTCCGCTGGGCGGAGGCGCGGGCAACCTCGACGAGGCGCGGCTGGACCGAGTAGCGAAGCGGCACGCTGCCACACCCTCCCAGGTAGCACTGGCCTGGTTGCTGGCGTTGTCGCCGGCGATGCTGGCGATCCCTGGCACGGGCTCGATCCAGCATCTGAACGAGAATGTCGCCGCCGCCAACATCCAGCTGACTGACGAAGATCATGCCGACCTCGCCTGA
- a CDS encoding ABC transporter: protein MSRLLTWLVAVQLLMGCASVSPGPSPAAQRVDPWEPWNRKVYAFNDTVDRSVLAPVAQGYRDHVPSPVRSGVGNVFNNFADLWSTANHLLQNKVQPGAEMGARVITNTVLGVLGVFDVATLMGLARQPEDFGQTLGVWGLASGPYLVLPLLGPSSVRDGVGVATELSLASPSQLASATAGQVAITGLQAVQARANLLDTTALLDDVALDRYSFTRDAYLQRRQSLVHDGSPPVDFEDFEDGPAADAPLRPQ from the coding sequence ATGAGCCGGCTGCTGACTTGGCTGGTGGCCGTGCAACTGCTCATGGGTTGCGCAAGCGTCTCTCCAGGCCCATCGCCGGCCGCCCAGCGCGTCGACCCATGGGAGCCTTGGAACCGCAAGGTCTATGCCTTCAACGACACCGTGGACCGTAGCGTCCTGGCCCCCGTCGCCCAAGGCTATCGCGACCATGTCCCGTCACCCGTGCGCAGCGGCGTGGGCAACGTCTTCAACAACTTTGCCGACCTGTGGTCGACCGCCAATCACCTGCTCCAGAACAAGGTGCAGCCCGGTGCCGAGATGGGTGCGCGGGTGATCACCAATACCGTGCTGGGAGTGCTCGGGGTGTTCGACGTGGCCACCTTGATGGGCCTTGCGCGCCAACCGGAAGATTTCGGGCAGACGCTGGGCGTCTGGGGCCTGGCGAGTGGTCCCTACCTGGTCCTTCCGCTGCTAGGCCCCTCCTCCGTGCGCGATGGAGTGGGCGTGGCGACGGAACTCTCACTGGCGTCGCCCAGCCAATTGGCGAGCGCGACTGCCGGCCAGGTCGCGATCACCGGGCTGCAGGCGGTGCAGGCACGGGCGAACCTGCTCGATACCACGGCACTGCTCGACGACGTTGCGTTGGATCGCTACAGCTTCACTCGCGACGCCTATCTGCAACGGCGCCAGAGCCTGGTCCACGACGGATCGCCACCGGTGGACTTCGAAGACTTCGAGGACGGGCCGGCGGCCGACGCCCCGCTTCGCCCTCAATGA